In Parasegetibacter sp. NRK P23, the genomic stretch GGAAAAATGTTTCCGCAAGGTATTCACCGTACCATTTTCCGCTCACCTGTTCTATAATCAGCGCCAGCAGCGCATAGTTCGTATTGCAGTAGCTGAAGTGTCTGCCGGTGGCGAACTGCAGCGGGGGCCTGTAGGTATAAAGCGATTGAAGCACATCCTTATTGGTGGCCCTGATTTTCTTGTCCCATTTGTAATGGTCGAGATAATGCGTATAGTTGGCCAGGCCGCTGCGGTGGTTCAGTAGCATCCGGATATCAATACCGGGATAGGGGAAGGCCGGGAAATATTTGCCCAGGGAATCGCTCAGGGAGAGTTTCTTTTCCTCCCACAGTTTCAGGATCGCCATGGCGGTAAAAGTCTTTGAAACGGAAGCCAGATGGAATGAGGTATTCGCATCAATGGTATCTGTTCCTTTGAGGTGACGGGTACCCGAATACTGTTCGAACACGATCTCGCCATTTTTAGCGACCAGCATCGCACCATTGAAACCGATGGGCGCAAGCGCCGAATCGTAAAAATGCCTGGCGGCGTTGGCGTACCTCGCATGTTCTGCCGGGGAAAGACGGCTCGTTGTGCTGTCTGCCGTTACTTCGGCCACCCGCCCGGGTTCTGTCTGGAAACAACCTGTTGCTAATAAGATGCTCAAGCTGAAAATAACGAAAGTGAATTTCAACGGATATTCTTTTCGGAGTGATACAAACTGGGACAAAGGTAAGGACAGTTTTTTCTTTTTTATCCTGTAACTTAGCCCACCTCAAAACAAACATAGCACTCAACATGGCAGAAAAGAAAACAACGAGCTACCCCAAGGAGAAGATCAATATTCTTTTCCTCGAGAACATCAGCGATAAAGCCGTTAATCATTTCAAGGAATCCGGCTACAGCAATGTGAAGAAACTCGGGGGAGCGCTTTCGGAAGAAGAACTCATTAAAGCGGTGAAAGATGTTCATTTGCTGGGTATCCGTTCCAAAACACAGATCACCGAAAACGTATTAAAAGCCGCCACCAAATTACAGGCCATCGGCTGTTTCTGCATCGGTGTGAACCAGGTCGACCTGAAAAGCGCCCGCAAACACGGGGTGGCCGTATTCAATGCCCCTTACTCCAACACCCGTTCCGTGGCCGAACTGGTAATGGGCGCCTCCGTAATGCTGATCCGTAAAATTGTTGATAAGAATAAAGCCGCGCATGAAGGCACCTGGATGAAGGATGCCAAAGGAAGTTATGAGCTGAGGGGCAAAACACTGGGCATCATCGGCTACGGAAATATCGGTTCGCAGGTGAGCGTGCTGGCGGAAGCTTTCGGCATGAAAGTGATCTTTTACGATGTGGTAACAAAGTTACCTCTTGGTAACGCAGTTGCTAAAAAGACGCTGAAAGATGTGGTGTCTCAGGCCGATGTAATTACGTTGCATGTTCCTGAAACCGCACAAACAAAGAATCTTATTAATAAATCAGTATTAAAACATTTTAAGAAAGGAGCCATTTTGCTGAACTATGCCCGTGGGGAAGTGGTAGACCTGGATGCGCTCGCGAAAGCCCTGGAAGACGGTACCGTAGGCGGTGCCGGTATTGATGTGTATCCCTGGGAACCGGAAAAGAATGGCGATACATTCACCACACCGCTGCAGAACCTTTCCAACGTGATCCTCACCCCGCACATAGGAGGTTCAACAGAAGAAGCCCAGCAAAACATTGGCGAAGATGTGAGCAATAAGTTGTTCCAGTACCTGGAAATGGGCGGCACCACAGGCTCGCATACCGTACCATCACTCAGTTTACCACCACAGGAAGGTACGCACCGGATTCTGCACATTCACAACAACGTACCCGGAGTACTTTCTGAAATCAACACCCAGCTTTCCAACCATAAGATCAACATTCTGAGTCAATACCTCAAAACGAATGATGAGATTGGTTACGTGGTGCTGGATGTGGATAAGAAACTTTCCGCCCAGGCATTTCAACTGCTGAAAGAAGTGAAAGAAACCATCAAAGTGAGAATGTTGTATTAATCTCCTTCCGCATAAAATGATGAAGCCCGGCTGATTTAGTTAGCCGGGCTTCTTTCATAAAAGATCAATTGATGGATTTTGTGAATTGATTTTCAATTTTTTATAGAGATTTTCAGAAGGTGTTTTTTGAATTGAATATCAAGGTCGCCATACAAAATACCTTCATACCTCAACAATCCCTTATATTTACACGTCAGTATATTGAATGCAGTAAGAAGAAAGGCATTTTGCTTTTTCGAAAAATAAAACAGAACAGAAAGGTGACTTTTGCAGATTTTAATTTAGATGAACAGTTGATGGAAGGTTTGGAAGCGATGAATTTTAATACGCCCACCCCCATCCAACAACAAGCGATCCCCATAATTTTACAAGATAAGGACCTCGTGGCCTGCGCACAAACAGGAACAGGGAAAACCGCTGCCTATCTGCTGCCGGTGATCCACAAACTGATGCAGAAAGAAGACCGTAAACTGAACACCCTGATCCTCGCCCCCACAAGGGAACTTGCGCAGCAGATCGACCAGCAGGTGGAGGGCATCGGTTATTTTACCGGCGTAAGTTCCATGGCCATTTATGGCGGTGGCGATGGCGCATTGTGGACCCAACAGAAGAAAGCCATCCTGGAAGGCGCGGATATTATTATCGCCACACCAGGCAGGTTGATCGGCCATCTTGCTTCCGGCGCCATCAATTTTCACCACCTGGAACACCTTATCCTGGATGAGGCCGACAGGATGCTGGACATGGGTTTCTATGACGATATCGTCCGCATCATTCAGTTCCTGCCGCAGAAAAGGCAGACGCTGTTGTTCTCGGCCACCATGCCACCAAAGATCAGGACGCTGGCCAATAAGATTCTGCACGAACCCGAACAGATCAACATCTCGGTTTCCAAACCCGCAGAAGGTATTCTGCAACAGGCTTACATGGTTTTCGATGAACAGAAAACACCGCTCATTAGTTCCCTCCTGAAAGATACACCGCACCAAAGCATCATCATCTTCGCCTCCACAAAGGAAACGGTGAAAAAGCTGCATACCACTTTAAAGCGCAAAGGCTTTGGTATTGAAGCTTTCCACTCCGACCTGGAGCAGGCGGAAAGGGAGGCGATCCTACAACAATTTAAAAGCCGCAGGCTACCGATACTGATCGGTACCGATGTGCTTTCCCGTGGTATCGATGTGGAGGGAATAGGGTTGGTGGTGAACTACGACGTGCCGCCTGATCCCGAAGATTATATTCACCGTATTGGTCGTACCGCCCGTGCAGCTACCACGGGAACCGCCATCACTTTCATTACCCCACGCGATCAGCGCAGGTTCCACCAGGTGGAACAATTGATGGAAAGGGAAGTAAGTAAGTTACCTGTTCCGGAAGAACTGGGTCCGGTTCCTGAATACAATCCAGGTGCAGGTCGCGGCAGCGGTGGCGGACGAAATTTTGGCGGCAACAGAAAGGGCGGGGGCAACAATTTTAACCGCAGGCAGCCGCCCAGGCACCAGCACAACAAAGAACAGCATAAGGGACAACGATCCGGTGGCGGACAAAGAGGTGGCGGGAACGCTTCACCCAAGCAGGGAGAGTAATCTCCTGGCCCTTACTTTAAATGAAGGAAGGGCATCCTCCATTAATGTTGTCAGTATTATCCTGAGTTCATCCCCGATCTCAGGATATTCATACCAGAGGTTTTCCAGGATTGAAATAGAAAAAGCTTTTACGGCAGCGGCTTCTTTCGGATCTTCCAGGAAACGGAAGCAGGTATCCATTACCGCACCGAGGAAGTCTTCCGGCAGGTGAACATATTGTAATGCACGTGTGATATTTCTCCGGATGGCGGGATGTCGGTTAGGTTCCACCATCCACTCCAGCAATTTACCGAGGTGTGGAACAAGGTGATAGTGGCTCCTTTCACCCACATAGCCCAATACCCAGGAAGCCCGCTGTGATAGTTTTTTATCGCTGCTCCCCACTATATTAACCAGTGCATCCACTTTCTTTTTATCATCGCCTATGTAAGTAAGTACTTCCTCACAAATTTCTTTGTTGTGCCCTTCCTGCAATTTGTTCTTCAAAATCAAATCCAGGGTATCCTTTTTTTCGTTCATAGCGGAAATTAATGATATGAAACCAAGCTTAACACTTTCAAAAGCAGGCATGCTGGCTTTAACCGGTTTGCTGCTCAGCCTTTCATCCTGCAAAAAAGATAAAAAAGATGACATGGGACAGTCAATAGAAGCGGTTGATTTTTACTTGCTCACCACTTCTAATGCGCTGATCAAATATAACGGAGAAAATCCATCAATGCCACTGGCCACAACGCCCATTTCCGGTATAGCTTCGGGGGAGAATATTGTAAGCATCGACTTCAGGCCGGCTACAGGTCAGCTTTACGGGATCAGCAATATGAGCAAACTCTTCGTGATCAATCCTGATAATGGAATGGCGAAGCAGGTGGGGGCGGAACCGTTTACACCCGCTTTAAACAGTACAAAAGTTTCCATCGATTTTAACCCCACAGTTGATCGCCTGCGGGTGATTACAGATAAGGGCCAGAACCTCCGTATGAATCCTGAAACAGGAACTGTGGTGGCTACCGATGGCAATATCAATGGCGTTATGAACGCGGCCATTACAGGTGCAGCCTACACGAATAGTAAGGCAGGTGCTACTTCCACGGTATTGTTCGATATTGATGCAACGACACAAAAATTATACAAGCAGAATCCGCCCAACGATGGTAAGCTCGAAGAAGTTGGTGCGTTGAAAGTCAATTTTTCCGGGGTGGCGGCATTCGATATCAGCCCGGATAATAAAGTAAGTATCGCAGCGCTCACCACCAACAGTGGCACCGGCCTTTATTTCATTGATGTGAACACGGGAAAGGCGACTATGGTTACAAAAATCGCACAAGCCGTAATAGGACTGGCCATTCAGAGCGCACCTGTAGCTTATGCCACTGATGCATCGAACGGACTGATCATCTTTAACCCGATGATGCCTTCGTATATGGTGTCCAAACCAGCGACCGGCATTGCAACCGGAGACAAAATTGTTGGACTGGATTTTCGTCCGGCCAACAGTCAGCTGTATGCGCTTGGTTCCACCGGCAGAATATATACCGTAAATACTTCCAACGCTGCTTTCACGCAGGTGGGTAATGTATTTGCGACTGCCTTGATGGGAACCGAATTTGGCTTCGACTTCAACCCTACGGTTGACCGCATAAGGTTAGTGAGCAATATGGGACAGAACTTACGCCTTAACCCTAATGATGGCACCGTAGCAATGGTGGATGGCATGCTCAACCCGGGAACGCCGGCCGTTACAGCGGCCGCGTATACGAATAATTTTGCGGGGGCAACTACCACAACGCTCTTCGTGGTGGATGCGGCAGCTGGCAAATTGTTTAAACAGGATCCTCCCAATAATGGTACATTGGTTGAAATTGGTACACTTGGCGGGATGTTCAACGGGAGCAACGGATTTGATATCGGGGGAAGAACCGGGATGGCTTATGCGGTATTGACCAGTGGTACTGCTACGGGCATCTATTCCATAAACCTCACTACGGGTAGAGCTACTATGATGAGCAGTTTCGGAACCCAGGTATCTGCTATGGCAGTTTCTCCGGGACTATAAGCACATGCAGCATTAAGCTGTATATATTTTTCCAGGGTGTCAGGAAAAAGAGCGGCCGTATCCATCTGATACGGCCGCTTCTTATTGATTTCTTTTGTATTAAACAGATACGCTTACAAGTGGATCGCTTCACCGTACGCCACTTCGATCGCGTCTTTCACGCTTTCAGAAATAGTGGGGTGGGGGTGAATACTGTTCAGCACTTCCTGGTAAGTAGTTTCCAGTTTGCGCGCGGTCACGGTTTGAGCGATGATCTCAGTTACGTTGTAACCGATCATATGTGTACCGAGCCATTCTCCATATTTCGCGTCGAAGATCACTTTTACGAAACCTTCTGTATGTCCGGCAGCGGAAGCTTTTCCGGAAGCGCTCAGGGGGAACTTGCCCACTTTGATTTCGTAGCCGGCTTCTTTCGCCGCTTTTTCGGTGAAGCCCACGGAAGCGATCTCTGGTGTGCAATAGGTACAACCGGGCACATTGCCGTAATCGAGGGCTTCTGGTTTGTGGTGGTATTTTTTCTCGTTGTAACCGAGTGCCTCTACACAAATGATGGCTTCTTTGGAAGCCACGTGCGCGAGCGCCTGACCGGGAACACAGTCGCCGATGGCGTAGATGCCGGGCACATTGGTCTGGTAGAATTTATCCACCACGATCTTGCCTTTATCGGTTTTCACACCAACAGTTTCCAGGCCGATGTTCTCAATATTGGCCACCACACCTGCTGCGCTCAGCAGAATATCGGCTTCCAGCGTCACTTCTCCGGTTGGTGTTTTTACTTTGGCTTTCACGCCGGCACCTGAAGTATCTACACTGAGTACTTCGCTGCTGGTCATGATGTCGATGCCAATTTTCTTATAGCTCTTTTCGAGTTCTTTTGAGATATCGTCGTCTTCTACCGGAACTACTTTCGGCATAAATTCCACGATGGTCACTTTGGTGCCCATGCTGTTGTAGAAGTAGGCGAATTCCACGCCGATCGCGCCACTGCCCACCACGATCATGGATTTGGGCATTTCAGGCAGCACCATCGCCTCACGGTATCCGATCACTTTTTTGCCATCCTGTTTCATGGAAGGCAGTTCACGGCTTCTTCCGCCGGTGGCCACAATAATATGTTTGGCTTCCAGCACCTGTACCTTACCATCGGTCCCGGTAACTTCGAGCTGGCCTTTGGCCTTGATTTTACCATAGCCCATGTGTACATCAATCTTATTCTTACGCATCAGGAACTGAACGCCCTTGCTCATTTTATCGGCCACACCGCGGCTTCTCTTCACCACGGCACCAAAATCTGCGCTACCGTTCGCTTCCAGACCAAAATCTTTCGCATGCTTAATGTATTCAAATACCTGCGCGCTTTTTAACAAAGCTTTGGTAGGAATACAGCCCCAGTTCAAACAAACCCCACCCAGACTTTCCTTTTCCACGATGGCGGTTTTAAAACCAAGCTGAGATGCCCTGATAGCCGCTACATAGCCGCCGGGGCCACTCCCAAGAACAATTACGTCGTATGCCATAGTTATTGATTTCGTTTAAAATGACAGGCGAAAGTAAGCCAATTGGGGCAAAAAGCAAAAAGAGGAAATGCCTACCTTTGTGCCGCAAAAAAGCATAAACCGTTCATAATGAAACTTGATATACTGGCTATAGCCGTGCACCCCGATGATGTGGAACTGTGTTGCGCGGGTACGTTGATGATGGAAAAACTGAAAGGGAAAAAAACAGGTATCGTGGACCTGACACGCGGAGAACTGGGCACACGGGGAACGCCCGAACTGCGCCTCGAAGAAGCCCAAAAAGCGGCGGCCATCATGGAAGTGGACGTACGAGAGAACCTGGGCATGGCCGATGGTTTTTTCCGGGACGATGAAGCGCACCAGCGGAAGATCATCGAGGTGATCCGTAAATACAGGCCCGAAATTGTACTCACCAACCCACTTTCCGACCGGCATCCCGATCATGGACGTGCCGGAAAACTGATTGCCACCGCCGCTTTCCTAAGTGGATTGCGGAAAATTGAAACAACGGGCGCAGATGGAAAGCCACAGGAACACTGGCGGCCAAAGTATGTTTTCCATACTATCCAGGATACTTACCACGAACCGGATTTTGTGTACGATATCACCCCGGTGGCGGCAAGGAAACTGGAGGCGATCAAAGCCTATTCATCCCAATTCTTCTCCGAAACCTACAAAGCGGATGAACCACAAACCTATATTTCAAACCCGGGTTTCCTGGAGTTTGTGGCGGGAAGAGATAAAATGCTCGGCAAAATGGTGGGAGTGGCCCACGCCGAGGGATTTACTACAGAAAAAATGATTGGTGTTCAATCATTTGATGCGTTCGTTCAACAAACCACCTGATTACCCCCTTTTTAATTTACCTTTCCGCTTCATCAATTTATCAGTAACCTGCATTATATTTGCCGGTTTATAGTATTTATCTCATGGCAACACCGAAATTCGCATCAGTTCCAATGTCCTTTCACTCCGAACTTAAAAAGAGGGTTCAGGAGTATTTCGATCAGAAAAAAATCTCTCCCACAGGTGACTTCAGGCTTTTTTCCAAGGCAATCATTCTTTTACTTTCTTTGGTGGCAGTGTATGTTCACCTGGTCTTTTTTGAATCTCCGGTTTGGGTAGCGCTGCTGGAATGCGTTGTGTTGGGCGGCGTGGTATCCGCGATCGGCTTCAATGTAATGCACGACGGCGCACATGGCAGTTTCAGTCAGCACAAATGGATGAACAATATCGCCGCTTTCTCCCTTAATGTGTTGGGCGGAAGCAGCTTCATGTGGAACGTAAAACACAATATCATTCACCATGCCTACACCAATATCGATGGTATGGATGATGATATCGATATCAAGCCTTTCATGCGCATGAGCGTTTCGCAAAAGAAGTATAAACTGCATAAATTCCAGCACATCTATTTCTGGTTCCTTTATTGCCTGCTCTATATTTTCTGGATTTTTGTTTCCGATTATAAAAAGTATTTCACCAAAAAGATCGGCGATATGCCCCTTAAAAAGATGGCGTTGAAAGATCATCTTTTCTTCTGGGGATTCAAAGCGCTGAACCTTTTCCTGTTCATCGGTTTACCAATATATGTTGTCGGTTTTCAACACTGGCTCATCGGCTTCCTCGTGTTTACGGTAGTGGCTGGTCTGGTACTGAGTGTAGTGTTCCAACTGGCGCATACTGTTGAACATACCGCGTTCCCCATGCCTGATGAAGTAACCGGTAAACTGGAAGACGAGTGGGCGGTTCACCAATTGCGCACCACCGCGAATTTCGCTACCCAGAACAAGGTTGTTTGCTGGCTGGTAGGCGGCTTGAATTTCCAGGTAGAGCACCATCTTTTCCCGAAGATTTCCCACGTACATTATCCTGCGATCAATAAAATTATTAAGCAGGCTTGTGCCGAATATGGTGTGGTGTATATTGAATATGCCAGGGTAAGACAGGCGCTGGCTTCGCATATTTCCTACCTGAAGATGGTGGGACAGGCAGCATAATTATTGGAGTTTAAAAATTTTATTAAAGCTGCTTCTGAATTTAGGAGCAGCTTTTGTTTTTATCCTTAGTTAACTTGGTCAGTTGTTATTCATTCCTGATAACAAATGTGGTGTTTGGTGCCTGAAGTTTAAAAGAGTAAATTTGAAACAAATAGTTTGAAAATGGGACTTGCAAATCCAGTTCAGCAACAGATAACGCAATATTTACCCAGGCTGAGTGCGGAACAGCAGAAAGCGGTATTAACCGTAGTAAAAACTTTTGTGAAACAACAGGAAACGCATCATTCGAGCCCTTTAGAGGATTCGGCGTTTGTTGCTGAAATGGATCGGCGCATGGCTGAATTGGAAAACAATGAGGTTAAAGGTGTTAGCTGGGAAGAAGTGAAACGTAAAGCCCGTAAGTCGGTAAAATCATCCAAGTAATGAAGTATGCACTTGTATTTCATCCCGCTTCACAGATGGAATATACAGAAGCATTCATATGGTATGAAAAACAGCAAGCAGGACTTGGACATGAATTTGAGGAAGCATTGGAAGAAAGATTACTTCAAATTGCACAACATCCGGAACATTACAGTGCTGTAAAGAAGCCTTACAGGGAAGCGAGCGTTAATAAATTTCCTTTTGTAATTGTATATAAGATCAGTAAACAGACACGAAGTGTGTTTATTTTCTCTATTTTTCATACAAGTAGAAATCCGAGACTGAAGTACCGAAAGAAAAATTGATCTCTCTCCGATCAATTTGATGTTATTCCTATATACACTTTCATTTTTATATTAACGACCGTTAGTTTTTTCTCCTATATTTGTTGCATAAACAACTATGTATGCAATTTCATTTGTCTGAAGAACATTTGATGATACGCCAGGCAGCCAGGGATTTTGCACAGAACGATTGCCTGCCCGGAGTGATTGAAAGGGACGAAAAACAACAGTTTCCCAAAGAACAGATCAAAAAACTGGGTGAACTCGGTTTTATGGGTATGATGGTGGATCCGAAATACGGCGGGGCCGGAATGGATACCATCAGCTATGTACTCGCTATGGAGGAAATCAGTAAAGTGGACGCGAGTGTGAGCGTATGTATGAGCGTAAACAACAGCCTGGTGTGCTGGGGACTTGAAAAGTTTGGGAGTGAAGAACAGAAGCAGCAATACCTTGTGCCGTTGGCGAAAGGGGAGAAGATCGGCGCTTTCCTGTTGAGCGAACCGGAAGCCGGCAGTGATGCCACCTCACAGCGTACCATCGCAGAAGACAAAGGCGATCATTACCTGCTGAACGGCACAAAGAACTGGATCACCAACGGATCTTCCGCGGAAATATATCTTGTGATGGCACAAACCGATGTAGCAAAAGGTTCAAAGGGCATCAACGCGTTCATCGTGGAAAAATCATGGCCCGGAGTAACCGTGGGGCCTAAAGAAAACAAAATGGGCATCCGTGGAAGTGATACGCACAGTATCATGTTCCAGGATGTGCGGGTTCCCAAAGAGAACAGGATCGGTGAAGATGGTTTCGGTTTCAAATTCGCCATGAAAACACTGGCGGGAGGAAGGATCGGGATCGCGGCACAGGCGCTCGGCATTGCAAGCGGTTCCTATGAACTGGCCCTTAAATATTCAAAAGAAAGAAAAGCCTTCGGGAAAGAGATCATGCAGCACCAGGCCATCCAGTTCAAACTGGCGGATATGGCTACAAGGGTAGAAGCGGCCCGGTTGCTGTGCCTGAAAGCCGCCTGGGAAAAAGATAACGGTCTGGACTACACGCTCAGCAGTTCCATGGCCAAGGTTTACGCATCTGAAACCGCCATGTGGGCAAGCACGGAAGCCGTTCAGGTGCACGGTGGCTATGGTTATGTGAAAGAATACCATGTGGAACGCCTGATGCGCGATGCCAAGATCACACAGATTTATGAAGGTACTTCTGAAGTACAACGCATCGTGATCTCCAGGGGAATTCTCCAGTAATGTTGAGGAAGGTTTTAAGTGGTACGGTAAATGTTGGGATGAACGGATAGGGTTGAAAACCCGGATGATTTATCTTTACAATGTTGTTGTGTAAGATTAAATTGCAACGCCAACCTGTACTGCACCACTTAAAACCTAAAATCAACATTGTTAATGGGCATCAATCTCGTTCAATACAGGCATCTTCTTCAAACGCTTCCTCAGGATGTTACGCTGGTGGCGGTTTCCAAGCTGAAACCCGCTTCCGATATTCTTGCGCTTTACAATGAAGGCCACCGCGATTTCGGGGAAAATTATGTACAGGAACTGACGGATAAACAGGGCCAGTTACCTAAAGATATCAACTGGCATTTTATAGGACATCTGCAATCCAATAAAGTAAAATACATAGCGCCATTTGTAAGTCTGATCCACGGTGTGGACAGCTTGAAATTGCTGGCTGAAGTGAACAAACAGGCGATTAAAAATAAAAAGACCATCCCGGTATTGTTACAGGTGCATATCGCGAAGGAAGAAACCAAGTTCGGACTGGACGCAGCGGAACTGGATCAACTGATACAGGAAATACAGGGGCAACCTGAAATATGGACGGGCATTCGGCTCTCCGGCTTGATGGGCATGGCCTCTTTTACGGAAGATGCCAGCCAGGTGAAAGCGGAGTTTGATATATTGGCAGAACTTTTCGAAAAATACAAGCCTGTGCAAACCGCAAACATCTCGTTCCGTCACCTTTCTATGGGGATGAGCAACGATTATGAGCTGGCCATTTCCTGCGGAAGCAATATGATACGCATCGGCAGTATGTTGTTTGGCGCACGAAACTGATTTAGCGGTATTCCCCGAAAACTTCTCTTAACACGCCCGCTATTTCGCCCAGGGTGCAATGCGCCTCTACGGCATCGATAACGAGCGGCATCAGGTTGTTGCCGTTGGTGGCGGCGGAACGTATCGCATCAAGGCAGTCAGAAGCTGTTTGGTTGTCTCTTTTCTCCTTTAACAGGGTTATTCTTTCCGATTGAACGGTTCTGATCGTTTCATCGATCTTCATCACGGGGATGGCGGCTTCATCTTCTACACGGAACTTGTTCATGCCCACAATCACCTGCTCGCCGCTTTCAATTCTTTTCTGGTATTCGTAAGCGCTGGCAGCTATTTCCTGTTGCATGAACCCATCTTCGATGGCTTTCACACTTCCGCCCATTTCATCAATGGTGGCCATCAGTTCCAGCGCCTTTTGTTCAATCGCGGCAGTCATGGCTTCCACATAATAACTACCCGCCAGCGGATCGGCGGTATCGGCGGCCCCGCTTTCGTACGCAACGATCTGCTGGGTGCGGAGCGCGATGCGCGCCGCTTCTTCGGTGGGCAGACTCAACGCTTCATCATATCCGTTCGTATGTAAACTTTGAGTTCCGCCCAATACGGCCGCAAGCGTTTGAATGGTGACCCTGCTGATGTTGTTCAGGGGCTGCTGCGCCGTGAGCGTACTTCCGCCGGTTTGTGTATGGAAACGCAGCATCATGGCCTTTTCGTCGGTAGCGCCCAACGATTTCATCATATTGGCCCAGATCTTCCTGGCGGCCCTGAATTTGGCCACTTCTTCCAGCATATTGTTGTGCGCGTTGAAAAAGAACGAAAGTCTTTTCCCGAAAACATTGAT encodes the following:
- the serA gene encoding phosphoglycerate dehydrogenase; this translates as MAEKKTTSYPKEKINILFLENISDKAVNHFKESGYSNVKKLGGALSEEELIKAVKDVHLLGIRSKTQITENVLKAATKLQAIGCFCIGVNQVDLKSARKHGVAVFNAPYSNTRSVAELVMGASVMLIRKIVDKNKAAHEGTWMKDAKGSYELRGKTLGIIGYGNIGSQVSVLAEAFGMKVIFYDVVTKLPLGNAVAKKTLKDVVSQADVITLHVPETAQTKNLINKSVLKHFKKGAILLNYARGEVVDLDALAKALEDGTVGGAGIDVYPWEPEKNGDTFTTPLQNLSNVILTPHIGGSTEEAQQNIGEDVSNKLFQYLEMGGTTGSHTVPSLSLPPQEGTHRILHIHNNVPGVLSEINTQLSNHKINILSQYLKTNDEIGYVVLDVDKKLSAQAFQLLKEVKETIKVRMLY
- a CDS encoding serine hydrolase, translated to MSILLATGCFQTEPGRVAEVTADSTTSRLSPAEHARYANAARHFYDSALAPIGFNGAMLVAKNGEIVFEQYSGTRHLKGTDTIDANTSFHLASVSKTFTAMAILKLWEEKKLSLSDSLGKYFPAFPYPGIDIRMLLNHRSGLANYTHYLDHYKWDKKIRATNKDVLQSLYTYRPPLQFATGRHFSYCNTNYALLALIIEQVSGKWYGEYLAETFFRPLKMDNSFVFQWSDSARVTPSYEYNTRLYPFDFLDLVYGDKNIYSTPRDLLKWDQALYAGKLFSAATMDSAFTPYSLEKPGVRNYGLGWRMQVPASGPKVIYHNGWWHGNNTVFTRLIADTATIIVLGNKRNGAIYRVKPLFRYFPHYGGSQEELEE
- the lpdA gene encoding dihydrolipoyl dehydrogenase, which produces MAYDVIVLGSGPGGYVAAIRASQLGFKTAIVEKESLGGVCLNWGCIPTKALLKSAQVFEYIKHAKDFGLEANGSADFGAVVKRSRGVADKMSKGVQFLMRKNKIDVHMGYGKIKAKGQLEVTGTDGKVQVLEAKHIIVATGGRSRELPSMKQDGKKVIGYREAMVLPEMPKSMIVVGSGAIGVEFAYFYNSMGTKVTIVEFMPKVVPVEDDDISKELEKSYKKIGIDIMTSSEVLSVDTSGAGVKAKVKTPTGEVTLEADILLSAAGVVANIENIGLETVGVKTDKGKIVVDKFYQTNVPGIYAIGDCVPGQALAHVASKEAIICVEALGYNEKKYHHKPEALDYGNVPGCTYCTPEIASVGFTEKAAKEAGYEIKVGKFPLSASGKASAAGHTEGFVKVIFDAKYGEWLGTHMIGYNVTEIIAQTVTARKLETTYQEVLNSIHPHPTISESVKDAIEVAYGEAIHL
- a CDS encoding acyl-CoA desaturase, translating into MSFHSELKKRVQEYFDQKKISPTGDFRLFSKAIILLLSLVAVYVHLVFFESPVWVALLECVVLGGVVSAIGFNVMHDGAHGSFSQHKWMNNIAAFSLNVLGGSSFMWNVKHNIIHHAYTNIDGMDDDIDIKPFMRMSVSQKKYKLHKFQHIYFWFLYCLLYIFWIFVSDYKKYFTKKIGDMPLKKMALKDHLFFWGFKALNLFLFIGLPIYVVGFQHWLIGFLVFTVVAGLVLSVVFQLAHTVEHTAFPMPDEVTGKLEDEWAVHQLRTTANFATQNKVVCWLVGGLNFQVEHHLFPKISHVHYPAINKIIKQACAEYGVVYIEYARVRQALASHISYLKMVGQAA
- the bshB1 gene encoding bacillithiol biosynthesis deacetylase BshB1 is translated as MKLDILAIAVHPDDVELCCAGTLMMEKLKGKKTGIVDLTRGELGTRGTPELRLEEAQKAAAIMEVDVRENLGMADGFFRDDEAHQRKIIEVIRKYRPEIVLTNPLSDRHPDHGRAGKLIATAAFLSGLRKIETTGADGKPQEHWRPKYVFHTIQDTYHEPDFVYDITPVAARKLEAIKAYSSQFFSETYKADEPQTYISNPGFLEFVAGRDKMLGKMVGVAHAEGFTTEKMIGVQSFDAFVQQTT
- a CDS encoding DEAD/DEAH box helicase codes for the protein MTFADFNLDEQLMEGLEAMNFNTPTPIQQQAIPIILQDKDLVACAQTGTGKTAAYLLPVIHKLMQKEDRKLNTLILAPTRELAQQIDQQVEGIGYFTGVSSMAIYGGGDGALWTQQKKAILEGADIIIATPGRLIGHLASGAINFHHLEHLILDEADRMLDMGFYDDIVRIIQFLPQKRQTLLFSATMPPKIRTLANKILHEPEQINISVSKPAEGILQQAYMVFDEQKTPLISSLLKDTPHQSIIIFASTKETVKKLHTTLKRKGFGIEAFHSDLEQAEREAILQQFKSRRLPILIGTDVLSRGIDVEGIGLVVNYDVPPDPEDYIHRIGRTARAATTGTAITFITPRDQRRFHQVEQLMEREVSKLPVPEELGPVPEYNPGAGRGSGGGRNFGGNRKGGGNNFNRRQPPRHQHNKEQHKGQRSGGGQRGGGNASPKQGE
- a CDS encoding DUF4394 domain-containing protein, translated to MKPSLTLSKAGMLALTGLLLSLSSCKKDKKDDMGQSIEAVDFYLLTTSNALIKYNGENPSMPLATTPISGIASGENIVSIDFRPATGQLYGISNMSKLFVINPDNGMAKQVGAEPFTPALNSTKVSIDFNPTVDRLRVITDKGQNLRMNPETGTVVATDGNINGVMNAAITGAAYTNSKAGATSTVLFDIDATTQKLYKQNPPNDGKLEEVGALKVNFSGVAAFDISPDNKVSIAALTTNSGTGLYFIDVNTGKATMVTKIAQAVIGLAIQSAPVAYATDASNGLIIFNPMMPSYMVSKPATGIATGDKIVGLDFRPANSQLYALGSTGRIYTVNTSNAAFTQVGNVFATALMGTEFGFDFNPTVDRIRLVSNMGQNLRLNPNDGTVAMVDGMLNPGTPAVTAAAYTNNFAGATTTTLFVVDAAAGKLFKQDPPNNGTLVEIGTLGGMFNGSNGFDIGGRTGMAYAVLTSGTATGIYSINLTTGRATMMSSFGTQVSAMAVSPGL